In one Chitinophaga sancti genomic region, the following are encoded:
- a CDS encoding cobalt-precorrin-5B (C(1))-methyltransferase has protein sequence MSLRTGYTTGACATACTKAALTALLTQTPVEEIEITLPLGQKVLFKVNCSFNTLNATCTTIKDGGDDPDATHGATIGSTVSLNRGDEVVFLRGEGVGVVTLPGLAIGVGEPAINPVPRKMMRDAVNFIRHQYQLRQGVDVQVFVVKGEEIARKTLNARIGIIGGISILGTTGIVKPFSAAAYIASITQGIDVSIANGCDTVVINSGGRSENILRKRFAYLPEYAFIQYGNWIGETLDKITTTPLRKVKMGIMLGKACKLAQGELDTHSGKSSWDKQFIYDLATSCGYTAAECEPILDLNLARRLTELFPFYAEEPFYKELRERCYAVCKAIIPAVELEILLIDANDNII, from the coding sequence ATGTCACTGAGAACAGGATATACCACTGGTGCCTGCGCGACAGCCTGTACAAAGGCTGCACTGACAGCACTGTTGACACAAACCCCGGTTGAAGAGATAGAGATTACATTACCCCTGGGTCAAAAGGTATTATTTAAAGTGAATTGTTCTTTCAATACCCTGAATGCTACCTGTACAACGATCAAAGACGGGGGTGATGATCCGGATGCTACGCACGGTGCTACAATAGGAAGTACTGTTTCATTAAACAGGGGCGATGAGGTTGTTTTTTTAAGAGGTGAAGGAGTGGGTGTGGTGACCTTACCGGGATTAGCGATTGGCGTTGGCGAGCCGGCCATCAACCCGGTGCCGAGGAAGATGATGCGGGATGCGGTGAATTTTATCCGGCATCAATACCAGCTGCGCCAGGGAGTAGATGTACAGGTGTTCGTGGTGAAAGGTGAGGAGATTGCGCGAAAGACGCTGAATGCACGGATTGGGATTATCGGTGGTATTTCTATATTAGGTACGACAGGAATTGTGAAGCCTTTTAGTGCTGCTGCCTATATAGCCAGTATTACGCAGGGGATTGATGTATCTATTGCGAATGGCTGCGATACTGTTGTGATCAATTCCGGCGGCAGGTCTGAAAACATATTACGGAAGCGGTTTGCGTATTTACCGGAGTATGCTTTTATTCAATATGGCAATTGGATTGGGGAGACCCTGGATAAGATCACAACTACTCCCCTGCGGAAAGTGAAAATGGGAATAATGCTAGGGAAGGCATGTAAGCTGGCACAGGGAGAGCTGGATACACATAGCGGGAAGTCAAGCTGGGATAAGCAGTTTATATACGACCTGGCTACCAGTTGCGGATATACGGCAGCAGAATGTGAGCCAATACTCGATCTGAACCTGGCACGCAGGCTGACGGAGTTGTTTCCATTCTATGCAGAGGAGCCATTTTATAAGGAATTAAGGGAACGGTGCTATGCTGTGTGTAAGGCGATTATCCCGGCGGTAGAACTGGAAATATTATTGATTGATGCGAATGATAATATAATATGA